A genomic segment from Montipora foliosa isolate CH-2021 chromosome 9, ASM3666993v2, whole genome shotgun sequence encodes:
- the LOC137971270 gene encoding uncharacterized protein, protein MEISKQGFWCALFGGIGVMVFTALLFKILQTSGRRQERDNGENRNETTRRPQNSARFRQCTKLPQEQDERNEAARRPHNCARFRSCTKLPQEQDERDGHISRISETQ, encoded by the exons atggagatttctaaacaaggtTTTTGGTGTGCATTATTTGGTGGAATCGGAGTTATGGTTTTCACCGCGTTGCTGTTCAAGATTTTGCAAACCAGTGGAAGACGACAAGAACGAGACAATGGAGAGAACAGGAATGAAACTACTAGAAGGCCACAAAACTCTGCCAGGTTTCGGCAGTGCACTAAATTGCCACAGGAGCAAGATGAGAG GAATGAAGCCGCTAGAAGACCTCACAATTGTGCCAGGTTTCGGTCGTGCACTAAATTACCACAAGAACAAGATGAAAG GGATGGTCACATTTCACGCATCAGTGAAACGCAGTAG